A single Opisthocomus hoazin isolate bOpiHoa1 chromosome 1, bOpiHoa1.hap1, whole genome shotgun sequence DNA region contains:
- the TPT1 gene encoding translationally-controlled tumor protein isoform X1, giving the protein MIIYRDCISQDEMFSDIYKIREVANGLCLEVEGKMVTRTEGQIDDSLIGGNASAEGPEGDGTEATVITGVDIVINHHLQETSFTKESYKKYIKDYMKAIKARLEEHKPERVKPFMTGAAEQIKHILANFKNYQFFVGENMNPDGMVALLDFREDGVTPYMIFFKDGLEIEKC; this is encoded by the exons atGATCATCTACCGGGACTGCATCAGCC AGGACGAGATGTTCTCGGACATCTACAAGATCCGGGAGGTGGCGAATGGCCTGTGCCTGGAAGTGGAGGGGAAG ATGGTCACCAGGACAGAGGGTCAAATTGATGACTCTCTAATTGGTGGCAATGCCTCTGCTGAAGGTCCTGAGGGAGATGGAACAGAAGCCACAGTCATAACTGGTGTCGATATAGTAATAAACCACCACCTTCAGGAAACCAGCTTTACAAAAGAATCCTACAAGAAGTACATCAAGGACTACATGAAAGC aatcAAGGCCAGACTTGAGGAACACAAACCAGAGAGAGTAAAGCCTTTCATGACAGGGGCTGCGGAACAAATCAAACACATCCTTGCTAACTTCAAAAACTATCAG TTCTTTGTAGGAGAGAACATGAATCCAGATGGCATGGTGGCTCTCCTGGATTTCCGTGAGGATGGTGTGACCCCCTATATGATTTTCTTTAAGGACGGCTTGGAAATCGAGAAATGT TAA
- the TPT1 gene encoding translationally-controlled tumor protein isoform X2, producing MVTRTEGQIDDSLIGGNASAEGPEGDGTEATVITGVDIVINHHLQETSFTKESYKKYIKDYMKAIKARLEEHKPERVKPFMTGAAEQIKHILANFKNYQFFVGENMNPDGMVALLDFREDGVTPYMIFFKDGLEIEKC from the exons ATGGTCACCAGGACAGAGGGTCAAATTGATGACTCTCTAATTGGTGGCAATGCCTCTGCTGAAGGTCCTGAGGGAGATGGAACAGAAGCCACAGTCATAACTGGTGTCGATATAGTAATAAACCACCACCTTCAGGAAACCAGCTTTACAAAAGAATCCTACAAGAAGTACATCAAGGACTACATGAAAGC aatcAAGGCCAGACTTGAGGAACACAAACCAGAGAGAGTAAAGCCTTTCATGACAGGGGCTGCGGAACAAATCAAACACATCCTTGCTAACTTCAAAAACTATCAG TTCTTTGTAGGAGAGAACATGAATCCAGATGGCATGGTGGCTCTCCTGGATTTCCGTGAGGATGGTGTGACCCCCTATATGATTTTCTTTAAGGACGGCTTGGAAATCGAGAAATGT TAA